In one Hymenobacter sp. DG25B genomic region, the following are encoded:
- a CDS encoding TonB-dependent receptor, which produces MLAQQRTYTLQGKVLSNAETLPGASVAVPALNTGVTADANGKYLLVLPAGRHELVVSFIGYQTLTRTVNLRADQQLNLQLALAGNELGEVIVESSGTLEQKLQTTQMSVERLTAKEAKLLPALFGEVDILKTLQLKPGVQNGGEGTSGLFVRGGSPDQNLVLLDDAVVYNPNHLFGLFSVFNSDAVQSVDLYKGGFPAQYGGRLSSVVDVKLREGNNQKPSVTGGLGLISSRLTVEAPIVKNKGSFLLSGRRTYFDIFTRQINKANADDPDFNPIPDYYFYDFNAKANYTLGEKDRVYLTGYYGQDKFGFNSTNGFNFNFNWGNGVAATRWNHVFNKRLYANTTAAFTHYQYSITNKLDQFSFNLASTIQDYSLKTDFEYTPSERHTIRFGAMGTQHHFGVGRLKAGSTDGRLNFGQDVTYSGQEGGLYATDNFRASDRWQLEYGLRLTGFRSGTEAYGGLEPRLSARYTLSPKLALKGSYALMYQYLHLVTNSGASLPTDIWYPSRLSVKPQRSQQVSTGLSFLFGGGTYLLSDEVYYKWSRNQVDFRDGAQLFVNPELDAEFLFGKGFAYGNELYLEKKTGRTTGWIGYTLAWTKRRFPAQRGTSGINNGELFYPTYDRRHSLTVVGLHQLSKRVNLTGALTFSSGNPTTLPLARFVFQDIYGADADPVPVYPNRNGYRLAPYHRLDLGLVWKLLPTRWFPESDLTFSVYNAYNRRNPYFVYFDQVKNEDKSEVTGYRARQVSLFPVIPSVTYNFKF; this is translated from the coding sequence GTGCTGGCCCAACAGCGCACCTACACGCTGCAAGGCAAGGTGCTCAGCAATGCTGAAACCCTGCCGGGCGCCTCCGTAGCTGTGCCGGCGCTAAACACCGGCGTTACGGCCGATGCTAACGGCAAGTATCTATTGGTGCTGCCGGCCGGCCGCCACGAGCTGGTGGTTTCCTTTATCGGCTATCAAACCCTGACGCGCACCGTGAACCTGCGGGCCGACCAGCAGCTGAATCTGCAGCTGGCCCTGGCCGGCAATGAGCTGGGCGAGGTGATAGTAGAGTCATCGGGTACGCTGGAGCAGAAGCTGCAAACCACCCAGATGAGCGTGGAGCGCCTCACGGCCAAGGAAGCCAAGCTGCTGCCGGCCCTGTTTGGCGAGGTGGATATCCTGAAAACGCTGCAGCTGAAACCCGGCGTGCAGAACGGCGGCGAAGGTACCTCCGGCCTGTTTGTGCGCGGCGGCTCCCCTGACCAGAACCTGGTTTTGCTGGATGATGCGGTGGTGTACAACCCCAATCACCTGTTCGGGCTGTTTTCGGTGTTTAATTCGGATGCCGTGCAAAGTGTGGACCTGTACAAAGGCGGCTTTCCAGCCCAGTACGGCGGTCGGCTTTCCTCCGTAGTGGATGTCAAGCTGCGCGAGGGCAACAACCAGAAGCCCAGCGTAACGGGCGGCCTGGGGCTGATTTCCTCCCGCCTGACGGTGGAAGCGCCCATTGTCAAGAACAAAGGCTCCTTTCTGCTCTCCGGCCGCCGCACTTACTTCGACATCTTCACCCGCCAGATCAACAAAGCCAACGCCGACGACCCCGACTTCAACCCTATTCCGGATTATTATTTCTACGATTTCAACGCCAAGGCCAACTACACCCTGGGCGAGAAGGATCGGGTGTATCTCACGGGCTACTACGGGCAGGATAAGTTTGGCTTCAACTCCACCAACGGCTTCAACTTCAATTTTAACTGGGGCAACGGGGTGGCTGCCACCCGCTGGAACCACGTGTTCAACAAGCGGCTGTATGCCAATACCACGGCCGCTTTCACGCACTACCAGTACAGCATTACCAACAAGCTGGACCAGTTCAGCTTCAACCTGGCCTCCACCATTCAGGACTACTCCCTGAAAACGGACTTTGAGTACACGCCCTCGGAGCGGCATACTATCCGGTTTGGGGCCATGGGCACGCAGCACCACTTTGGGGTGGGCCGCCTGAAAGCCGGCTCTACCGATGGGCGCCTGAATTTTGGGCAGGATGTAACCTACTCGGGGCAGGAAGGCGGGCTGTATGCCACGGATAATTTCCGGGCCTCGGACCGGTGGCAGCTGGAATATGGCCTGCGCCTGACAGGCTTCCGGAGCGGCACCGAAGCTTACGGCGGGCTGGAGCCGCGCCTATCGGCCCGCTATACCCTTTCGCCCAAGCTTGCCCTGAAAGGCAGCTACGCGCTGATGTACCAATACCTGCACCTGGTTACTAACTCCGGCGCCTCCCTGCCCACGGATATCTGGTACCCTTCGCGGCTCTCGGTGAAGCCCCAGCGCAGCCAGCAGGTTTCTACCGGGCTTAGCTTTCTGTTTGGCGGCGGCACTTATCTGCTGTCTGATGAAGTGTATTACAAATGGTCCCGCAATCAGGTGGACTTTCGGGACGGGGCCCAGCTGTTCGTGAACCCCGAGCTGGATGCGGAATTCCTGTTTGGGAAGGGCTTCGCCTACGGCAATGAGCTGTACCTGGAAAAGAAAACGGGCCGCACCACCGGCTGGATTGGCTACACGCTGGCCTGGACCAAGCGCCGCTTCCCGGCCCAGCGCGGCACCTCCGGCATCAACAATGGCGAGCTGTTTTACCCCACCTACGACCGGCGCCATAGCCTGACGGTGGTGGGCCTGCACCAGCTTTCCAAGCGCGTAAACCTAACGGGCGCCCTCACCTTCAGCTCCGGTAATCCTACCACGCTGCCCCTGGCACGCTTTGTTTTTCAGGATATCTACGGGGCCGATGCCGACCCGGTGCCCGTTTACCCGAACCGCAACGGCTACCGCCTGGCGCCCTACCACCGCCTCGATCTGGGCCTGGTCTGGAAGCTACTGCCCACGCGCTGGTTCCCGGAGTCGGACCTGACTTTCAGCGTATACAATGCCTACAACCGCCGCAACCCCTACTTCGTGTATTTCGACCAGGTGAAAAACGA
- the trxA gene encoding thioredoxin, with protein sequence MPKKSFSELINSPGMPVLVDFYADWCGPCKTMAPILQQVAAQHQGKLKVIKVDVDRNQAAAQQFRVQSIPTLILFHKGQPVWRQAGVVPAQQLAQVVQPYMQAG encoded by the coding sequence ATGCCTAAGAAATCATTCTCCGAACTCATCAATAGCCCCGGCATGCCGGTCCTAGTCGATTTTTATGCCGATTGGTGCGGCCCCTGCAAAACCATGGCGCCCATTCTGCAGCAGGTAGCGGCCCAGCACCAGGGCAAGCTGAAGGTGATAAAAGTGGATGTAGACCGCAACCAGGCGGCGGCCCAGCAGTTCCGGGTGCAGAGTATTCCCACCCTGATTCTGTTTCATAAAGGGCAGCCGGTGTGGCGGCAGGCGGGCGTGGTGCCGGCGCAGCAATTGGCGCAGGTGGTGCAGCCCTATATGCAGGCCGGCTAA
- a CDS encoding DUF6687 family protein, with the protein MSRTFVPFAQLRRQLTIVVDSVGLGAALTLAHWRGAATPEALRDDTSAGSVLRALHEPATPELAAAAVTANHFDVDGFVGVWSLLHPELALRHESLLRLVATLGDFREIDWQHPLADQALQLVCWLNAEEKARFYEPFGAPARRRREDEASAEKFEWFLPRFAEMLDNPDAGRTAWEPEYTRVKQAVAIMQSPATTSTRYPEIGLIVVRTPQPLPYYALFGPTAGTDMVLSLYDGQRYEFEYKYTTWIDLESRPTLPRLRLDALAQRLNALETPPRRWTFDGITDTGPLLRLSGKGLSKAQRYADPDQRPIYASSIAPETMEAEVVAFFRAGYAGIEPKRYWTWAEIRAASETV; encoded by the coding sequence ATGAGCCGCACCTTCGTGCCTTTTGCCCAACTTCGCCGGCAGCTTACTATTGTAGTGGATAGCGTAGGCCTCGGCGCGGCCCTCACGCTGGCGCACTGGCGCGGAGCCGCTACTCCAGAGGCCCTGCGCGATGATACCAGCGCCGGCTCCGTGCTGCGGGCCCTGCACGAGCCTGCCACGCCGGAACTGGCGGCCGCCGCCGTAACGGCCAATCATTTTGATGTGGATGGCTTTGTAGGCGTGTGGAGCCTGCTGCATCCGGAGCTGGCCCTCCGGCATGAGTCTCTGCTGCGGCTGGTAGCCACGCTCGGCGACTTCCGCGAAATTGACTGGCAGCATCCTCTGGCCGACCAGGCCCTGCAGCTGGTGTGCTGGCTGAATGCCGAAGAAAAAGCCCGGTTCTACGAGCCCTTCGGGGCGCCGGCCCGCCGCCGGCGCGAGGATGAAGCTTCGGCGGAGAAATTCGAGTGGTTTTTGCCCCGCTTCGCGGAAATGCTGGACAACCCGGATGCTGGCCGCACGGCCTGGGAGCCGGAGTACACACGGGTAAAGCAGGCCGTGGCCATCATGCAAAGCCCGGCCACCACAAGCACGCGTTACCCGGAAATTGGGCTGATTGTGGTGCGCACCCCGCAGCCGCTGCCGTATTACGCCCTGTTTGGCCCCACCGCCGGCACCGATATGGTGCTGAGCCTGTACGATGGGCAGCGCTACGAATTCGAGTACAAATACACCACCTGGATTGACCTGGAAAGCCGCCCCACGCTGCCGCGCCTGCGCCTGGATGCGCTGGCCCAGCGCCTCAATGCCCTGGAAACCCCGCCCCGCCGCTGGACTTTTGATGGCATTACGGACACCGGCCCGCTGCTGCGCCTGAGCGGCAAAGGCCTCAGCAAAGCCCAGCGCTACGCCGACCCCGACCAACGACCCATCTATGCTTCTTCCATTGCTCCGGAAACGATGGAAGCGGAAGTAGTGGCGTTTTTTCGCGCCGGCTACGCCGGCATCGAGCCTAAACGGTACTGGACCTGGGCAGAAATCCGGGCGGCCAGCGAAACCGTCTAA